One window of Pyxicephalus adspersus chromosome 4, UCB_Pads_2.0, whole genome shotgun sequence genomic DNA carries:
- the LOC140328072 gene encoding cytochrome P450 2C5-like isoform X2 yields the protein MYVSDPITMVLSIIICVFLAIIFYGWNRRPPNFPPGPTPLPLIGNMHILNLRKPYKSFYELSKKYGPVYSIQIGGRKMVILCGYETVKDALVNHADAFSGRPIVPIFHETTKGYGVIFAHNENWKVMRRFTLSTLRDFGMGKKTIEDRILEECDCLVKKIKSFKGEPFENRMIINAAVANVIVSILLSHRFDYEDPTLLRLLKIVNENIHIIGSPTVLLYNAFPSLIRRLPGKHKTVKKNLDEMHVFIRETFTTQKKSLDANDQRNLIDAFLVKQQENKPNGESFFTNENLTMLVTDLFSAGMETTSTTLRWGILLMINNPDIQKKVQNEIEKVIGSSPPRASHRKDMPYTDAVIHEIQRFGNIVPNNLPHATTQDVNFRGYFLPKGTHVIPLLTSVLLDEAHFGKPNKFYPEHFLDASGHFLKNEAFMPFSAGKRTCAGETLAKMELFLFFVVLLQNFNFQAPPGIKLDLKAAVGFTRCPVSHEICAIPRV from the exons ATGTATGTCTCTGATCCAATTACAATGGTTCTATCCATAATCATCTGTGTATTTCTGGCCATTATCTTTTATGGATGGAATAGAAGACCCCCCAACTTTCCTCCTGGACCCACACCTCTACCACTCATTGGAAACATGCACATCCTGAACCTGAGGAAGCCCTATAAATCGTTTTATGAG CTCTCTAAAAAGTATGGGCCGGTGTACAGTATCCAGATAGGGGGCAGAAAAATGGTGATCCTTTGTGGCTATGAGACAGTAAAGGATGCTCTGGTAAATCACGCGGATGCATTTTCCGGAAGACCGATTGTGCCAATCTTCCATGAAACCACGAAAGGATATG GAGTAATTTTTGCCCACAATGAAAACTGGAAAGTAATGAGAAGATTTACCCTTTCAACGTTACGAGATTTTGGAATGGGGAAAAAGACGATTGAAGACAGAATTCTAGAAGAATGCGACTGTTTAGTGAAAAAGATCAAATCATTTAAAG GAGAACCATTTGAGAACAGAATGATCATAAATGCTGCAGTAGCCAATGTAATAGTTTCCATATTGTTGAGCCATCGATTTGATTATGAAGATCCAACACTTTTAAGGCTTTTGAAAATAGTTAATGAGAATATCCACATCATTGGCAGCCCAACAGTATTG ttgtataATGCATTTCCATCCCTGATCCGTCGGTTGCCTGGAAAACacaaaacagtaaagaaaaatttGGATGAAATGCATGTATTTATTAGGGAGACttttaccacccaaaaaaaatcactagaTGCCAATGACCAGAGGAATCTTATTGATGCATTTCTGGTAAAACAACAAGAG AATAAACCAAATGGTGAGTCATTTTTTACCAATGAAAACCTGACAATGCTTGTAACTGACCTTTTTTCTGCTGGAATGGAGACCACCTCAACCACCCTTCGCTGGGGAATTCTACTGATGATAAATAACCCAGATATTCAAA agaaagttcaaaatgaaattgaaaaagtGATTGGATCATCTCCACCACGGGCAAGCCACCGTAAGGACATGCCATACACAGATGCCGTTATTCATGAAATTCAAAGATTTGGAAATATTGTTCCAAACAACCTCCCACATGCCACCACTCAAGACGTCAACTTCAGAGGTTACTTTCTTCCAAAA GGAACGCATGTAATTCCATTGCTGACATCTGTGCTGCTCGATGAGGCCCACTTTGGAAAACCAAATAAATTTTATCCTGAACATTTTCTGGATGCTAGtggacattttttgaaaaatgaagcCTTCATGCCATTTTCAGCTG gtaaaagaacCTGTGCCGGGGAAACATTGGCCAAAATGGAATTGTTCTTGTTCTTTGTGGTGCTTCTGCAGAACTTCAACTTCCAGGCTCCTCCTGGGATTAAGCTGGACCTTAAAGCAGCAGTTGGGTTCACGCGCTGTCCAGTGAGTCATGAAATTTGTGCCATTCCACGTGTGTAA
- the LOC140328072 gene encoding cytochrome P450 2C11-like isoform X1, whose translation MVILCGYETVKDALVNHADAFSGRPIVPIFHETTKGYGVIFAHNENWKVMRRFTLSTLRDFGMGKKTIEDRILEECDCLVKKIKSFKGEPFENRMIINAAVANVIVSILLSHRFDYEDPTLLRLLKIVNENIHIIGSPTVLLYNAFPSLIRRLPGKHKTVKKNLDEMHVFIRETFTTQKKSLDANDQRNLIDAFLVKQQENKPNGESFFTNENLTMLVTDLFSAGMETTSTTLRWGILLMINNPDIQKKVQNEIEKVIGSSPPRASHRKDMPYTDAVIHEIQRFGNIVPNNLPHATTQDVNFRGYFLPKGTHVIPLLTSVLLDEAHFGKPNKFYPEHFLDASGHFLKNEAFMPFSAGKRTCAGETLAKMELFLFFVVLLQNFNFQAPPGIKLDLKAAVGFTRCPVSHEICAIPRV comes from the exons ATGGTGATCCTTTGTGGCTATGAGACAGTAAAGGATGCTCTGGTAAATCACGCGGATGCATTTTCCGGAAGACCGATTGTGCCAATCTTCCATGAAACCACGAAAGGATATG GAGTAATTTTTGCCCACAATGAAAACTGGAAAGTAATGAGAAGATTTACCCTTTCAACGTTACGAGATTTTGGAATGGGGAAAAAGACGATTGAAGACAGAATTCTAGAAGAATGCGACTGTTTAGTGAAAAAGATCAAATCATTTAAAG GAGAACCATTTGAGAACAGAATGATCATAAATGCTGCAGTAGCCAATGTAATAGTTTCCATATTGTTGAGCCATCGATTTGATTATGAAGATCCAACACTTTTAAGGCTTTTGAAAATAGTTAATGAGAATATCCACATCATTGGCAGCCCAACAGTATTG ttgtataATGCATTTCCATCCCTGATCCGTCGGTTGCCTGGAAAACacaaaacagtaaagaaaaatttGGATGAAATGCATGTATTTATTAGGGAGACttttaccacccaaaaaaaatcactagaTGCCAATGACCAGAGGAATCTTATTGATGCATTTCTGGTAAAACAACAAGAG AATAAACCAAATGGTGAGTCATTTTTTACCAATGAAAACCTGACAATGCTTGTAACTGACCTTTTTTCTGCTGGAATGGAGACCACCTCAACCACCCTTCGCTGGGGAATTCTACTGATGATAAATAACCCAGATATTCAAA agaaagttcaaaatgaaattgaaaaagtGATTGGATCATCTCCACCACGGGCAAGCCACCGTAAGGACATGCCATACACAGATGCCGTTATTCATGAAATTCAAAGATTTGGAAATATTGTTCCAAACAACCTCCCACATGCCACCACTCAAGACGTCAACTTCAGAGGTTACTTTCTTCCAAAA GGAACGCATGTAATTCCATTGCTGACATCTGTGCTGCTCGATGAGGCCCACTTTGGAAAACCAAATAAATTTTATCCTGAACATTTTCTGGATGCTAGtggacattttttgaaaaatgaagcCTTCATGCCATTTTCAGCTG gtaaaagaacCTGTGCCGGGGAAACATTGGCCAAAATGGAATTGTTCTTGTTCTTTGTGGTGCTTCTGCAGAACTTCAACTTCCAGGCTCCTCCTGGGATTAAGCTGGACCTTAAAGCAGCAGTTGGGTTCACGCGCTGTCCAGTGAGTCATGAAATTTGTGCCATTCCACGTGTGTAA